A stretch of Myroides oncorhynchi DNA encodes these proteins:
- a CDS encoding DUF5362 family protein, with amino-acid sequence MDFNNMVDDRELITVPTETRFHLEKTSSYTKGISIIGFVFAFILVLASLGFMVGGSSMASMVPGMALLGAGVFTFLGLFLLVFTVIFIFLMVKLLRFGSQTTSGIMNEDNQSLELGLKDLKTYFMGCGILAIVSIVFVILAVIAFGGMLMAGLSGL; translated from the coding sequence ATGGATTTTAACAACATGGTAGATGACAGGGAGCTTATTACAGTTCCAACAGAAACTAGGTTTCATTTAGAAAAAACTAGTTCTTATACTAAAGGAATAAGTATAATAGGATTTGTCTTTGCATTCATTCTAGTTCTAGCTTCTTTAGGATTTATGGTCGGAGGTTCTTCTATGGCTAGTATGGTGCCAGGAATGGCTCTGTTAGGAGCAGGAGTTTTTACTTTCTTAGGATTGTTTTTACTGGTATTTACGGTAATATTCATATTCTTAATGGTTAAGTTACTTCGTTTTGGATCTCAGACAACTTCGGGGATAATGAATGAAGACAATCAGAGTTTAGAATTGGGATTAAAAGACTTGAAGACTTATTTCATGGGATGTGGAATATTGGCAATAGTTTCAATTGTATTTGTCATACTTGCAGTTATTGCATTTGGAGGTATGCTTATGGCTGGACTAAGTGGATTATAG
- the hpf gene encoding ribosome hibernation-promoting factor, HPF/YfiA family, producing the protein MKVNIQAINFNVDRKLVDFSNERLSKIEKFYDKIVSVDVFFKLENSADKENKTTEIKLLVPGDEMIVKKTCKSFEEGVDAGADALERLVVKHKEKMKAH; encoded by the coding sequence ATGAAAGTGAACATTCAAGCAATTAATTTTAATGTTGATCGTAAGTTGGTAGATTTTTCAAATGAACGTTTGTCTAAGATTGAAAAGTTTTATGATAAAATAGTTTCAGTTGATGTATTCTTTAAATTAGAAAACAGTGCGGACAAAGAAAATAAAACAACTGAGATAAAATTATTGGTTCCCGGAGATGAAATGATTGTTAAGAAAACCTGCAAAAGTTTTGAAGAAGGGGTTGATGCTGGAGCAGATGCTTTGGAGAGATTAGTTGTGAAACACAAAGAGAAAATGAAAGCTCATTAA
- the rplA gene encoding 50S ribosomal protein L1, giving the protein MAKLTKKQKEAAAKIEKNRLYSLKDASALIKEVASAKFDESVDIAVRLGVDPRKANQMVRGVVTLPHGTGKDVRVLALVTPDKEAEALAAGADYVGLDEYLQKIKDGWTDVDVIITMPAVMGKLGPLGRILGPRGLMPNPKTGTVTMDVAKAVQEVKAGKIDFKVDKTGIVHASIGKVSFEADKITENAAELIQTLIKLKPTAAKGTYIKSINISSTMSPAIALDPKAV; this is encoded by the coding sequence ATGGCAAAATTAACAAAAAAGCAAAAAGAAGCTGCAGCTAAAATCGAGAAGAATAGATTGTATTCTTTGAAAGATGCATCTGCATTGATTAAAGAAGTTGCTTCTGCAAAATTTGACGAATCAGTAGATATCGCAGTACGTTTAGGAGTTGATCCACGTAAAGCAAATCAAATGGTGCGTGGTGTAGTTACATTACCTCACGGAACAGGTAAAGATGTAAGAGTGTTGGCATTGGTTACTCCAGATAAAGAAGCTGAGGCTTTAGCTGCTGGTGCTGACTATGTTGGATTAGACGAGTACTTACAAAAGATCAAAGACGGTTGGACAGATGTAGATGTTATCATCACTATGCCTGCTGTTATGGGTAAATTAGGTCCTTTAGGTCGTATATTAGGACCAAGAGGTTTAATGCCAAACCCTAAAACAGGAACTGTTACTATGGACGTAGCGAAAGCTGTTCAAGAAGTGAAAGCTGGTAAAATCGATTTTAAAGTTGATAAAACTGGTATTGTTCACGCATCAATCGGTAAAGTTTCTTTCGAAGCTGATAAAATTACTGAGAATGCAGCTGAATTAATCCAAACATTAATCAAATTAAAACCAACTGCAGCTAAAGGTACGTATATCAAGTCTATTAATATATCTAGTACTATGAGCCCTGCTATTGCTTTAGATCCTAAAGCAGTATAA
- the rplJ gene encoding 50S ribosomal protein L10, translating to MTREQKAVAIEDLKAKLADANIFYIADISGLNAEVTSNLRRACNKAGIKIEVVKNTLLAKAMEASDKNYEELPSTLKGNSAVLFAEVANGPAKIIKDFRKKSAIPALKGAYINEEVYVGDENLDALVALKSKEEVIGEIIGLLQSPAQRVISALKNQFKDEE from the coding sequence ATGACTAGAGAACAGAAAGCAGTAGCGATAGAAGATTTAAAAGCTAAGTTAGCTGACGCTAATATCTTCTATATCGCAGATATATCAGGATTGAATGCTGAAGTTACTTCAAATTTAAGAAGAGCTTGTAACAAAGCTGGAATTAAAATTGAAGTAGTTAAAAATACATTGCTTGCAAAAGCGATGGAAGCTTCAGATAAAAATTACGAAGAGTTACCTTCTACTTTAAAAGGAAATAGTGCTGTTTTATTTGCAGAAGTTGCAAATGGACCTGCTAAAATCATCAAAGACTTCAGAAAGAAATCAGCGATTCCAGCTTTGAAAGGAGCTTATATCAATGAGGAAGTTTATGTTGGAGATGAGAATTTAGATGCATTAGTTGCTCTTAAATCTAAAGAAGAAGTTATTGGAGAAATCATTGGATTACTTCAATCACCAGCTCAAAGAGTTATTTCAGCTCTTAAAAACCAATTTAAAGACGAAGAATAG
- the rpsU gene encoding 30S ribosomal protein S21 → MLIIPIKDGENIDRALKRYKRKFDRTGTLRQLRSRQAFHKPSVVKRDKMQKAAYVQHLRDAVEI, encoded by the coding sequence ATGTTAATCATTCCAATTAAAGACGGAGAAAATATTGATAGAGCACTTAAGCGCTATAAAAGAAAATTTGACAGAACAGGAACTTTACGTCAGTTAAGATCTCGTCAGGCATTCCATAAACCGTCTGTAGTTAAAAGAGACAAGATGCAAAAAGCTGCATATGTTCAACACTTAAGAGATGCAGTAGAAATCTAG
- a CDS encoding LytR/AlgR family response regulator transcription factor, with product MKIVIIEDEKPAARLLSRELEKLGLEVQHTLYSVSEAIPWFVQHEQPDLIFADIQLADGLSLEIFEQIEVKSAIIFVTSFDHYAIKAFKLNSVDYLLKPIESTELLGAINKYKAQQRNTTQTVESLRQSIGGNNYAKRLMIKVGMQIKMVLVDEVVCFYREDRGVYISTVEGRAHLLEEGSIEAAVKMVNPEKFFRVNRSQVVCIDYIEQIIQLSTSRLKLSMKNYADEVIVSRERVGEFKSWLAEN from the coding sequence ATGAAAATAGTAATTATAGAAGACGAGAAACCTGCTGCGAGGTTATTAAGTAGAGAATTAGAAAAGCTTGGATTAGAAGTTCAGCATACGCTGTATTCTGTAAGTGAGGCTATCCCTTGGTTTGTACAGCATGAGCAACCTGATTTGATTTTTGCGGATATACAGTTGGCAGATGGGCTGTCATTAGAGATATTCGAACAAATAGAAGTTAAAAGTGCTATCATCTTTGTTACGAGTTTTGATCACTATGCTATTAAGGCATTTAAGCTAAACAGTGTTGATTATCTACTTAAACCGATAGAGTCAACAGAGTTGTTAGGAGCTATTAATAAGTACAAAGCCCAACAACGCAATACTACGCAAACAGTAGAAAGTCTAAGGCAAAGTATTGGAGGGAATAACTATGCTAAACGGCTAATGATAAAGGTAGGTATGCAGATTAAAATGGTGTTGGTAGATGAGGTAGTGTGTTTTTATAGAGAAGATAGAGGGGTGTATATCTCTACAGTAGAAGGAAGGGCTCATCTGTTAGAAGAAGGCTCTATAGAAGCAGCTGTAAAAATGGTTAATCCAGAGAAATTCTTTCGAGTAAATAGATCTCAAGTAGTGTGTATCGATTATATAGAACAGATTATACAATTATCTACTTCCCGATTAAAACTGTCTATGAAGAATTATGCAGACGAGGTAATTGTGAGTAGAGAAAGAGTAGGTGAATTTAAGAGTTGGTTAGCGGAGAATTAA
- the tuf gene encoding elongation factor Tu, producing the protein MAKETFDRSKPHLNIGTIGHVDHGKTTTTAAITKVLADAGFSEARSFDSIDNAPEEKERGITINTSHVEYQTKNRHYAHVDCPGHADYVKNMVTGAAQMDGAILVVAATDGPMPQTREHILLGRQVGIPRIVVFLNKVDLVDDAELLELVEMEVRDLLSFYQYDGDNGPVVQGSALGALNGEQKWVDALLHLMDEVDAWIEEPVRDNEKPFLMPVEDVFTITGRGTVATGRIETGVANTGDPVEIIGMGADKLTSTVTGVEMFRKILDRGEAGDNVGLLLRGIDKTDIRRGMVICKPGSVKPHAKFKAEVYILKKEEGGRHTPFHNNYRPQFYVRTTDVTGTIQLPEGVEMVMPGDNLTINVELLSPIALSLGLRFAIREGGRTVGAGQVTEILD; encoded by the coding sequence ATGGCAAAGGAAACTTTTGACCGTTCGAAACCGCACTTAAACATCGGTACTATCGGACACGTTGACCACGGTAAAACTACAACTACTGCTGCTATTACTAAAGTATTAGCTGATGCAGGATTCTCAGAAGCTCGTTCATTTGATTCAATTGATAATGCTCCAGAAGAGAAAGAACGTGGTATTACAATTAATACTTCACACGTAGAGTACCAAACAAAAAATCGTCACTATGCACACGTTGACTGTCCAGGTCACGCGGATTATGTGAAAAACATGGTTACTGGTGCTGCTCAAATGGATGGTGCTATCTTAGTAGTTGCTGCTACTGATGGACCAATGCCACAAACACGTGAGCACATCCTTTTAGGACGCCAAGTAGGTATTCCAAGAATCGTTGTGTTCTTAAACAAAGTTGACTTAGTTGATGATGCTGAGTTATTAGAGCTAGTTGAAATGGAAGTTAGAGATTTATTATCTTTCTACCAATATGACGGTGATAATGGACCAGTAGTTCAAGGTTCTGCTTTAGGAGCATTAAACGGAGAGCAAAAATGGGTTGATGCATTATTACATTTAATGGATGAAGTTGATGCTTGGATCGAAGAGCCAGTGCGTGACAATGAGAAACCATTCTTAATGCCAGTTGAAGATGTATTTACAATTACAGGACGTGGAACTGTTGCTACAGGACGTATCGAAACTGGAGTTGCTAATACAGGAGATCCAGTAGAGATCATCGGTATGGGAGCTGACAAATTAACTTCTACTGTAACAGGAGTTGAGATGTTCCGTAAAATCTTAGACCGTGGAGAAGCTGGAGATAACGTAGGTTTATTATTGAGAGGTATTGACAAAACTGATATCCGTCGTGGTATGGTTATTTGTAAACCAGGTTCAGTAAAACCACACGCTAAATTCAAAGCTGAGGTTTATATCTTGAAAAAAGAAGAAGGTGGACGTCACACTCCATTCCATAACAACTACCGTCCACAGTTCTACGTACGTACAACTGACGTAACTGGAACTATCCAATTACCAGAAGGAGTAGAGATGGTTATGCCTGGAGATAACTTAACTATCAATGTTGAGTTATTAAGCCCAATCGCATTATCATTAGGACTACGTTTTGCTATCCGTGAAGGAGGTAGAACAGTTGGTGCTGGTCAGGTAACTGAAATTTTAGACTAA
- the rplL gene encoding 50S ribosomal protein L7/L12, translating into MADLKQFAEQLVSLTVKEVNELATILKDEYGIEPAAAAVVVAGGAAEAAEEQTEFTVVLKEAGASKLAVVKAVKELTGLGLKEAKDIVDSTPANIKEGVSKDEAEGLKKSLEEAGAVVELK; encoded by the coding sequence ATGGCAGATTTGAAACAATTCGCAGAACAATTAGTTAGCTTAACTGTAAAAGAAGTTAACGAATTAGCAACTATATTAAAAGATGAGTATGGAATCGAACCAGCTGCTGCTGCTGTAGTAGTTGCAGGTGGAGCTGCTGAGGCTGCTGAAGAGCAAACTGAGTTTACAGTTGTATTAAAAGAAGCTGGAGCTTCTAAATTAGCTGTAGTTAAAGCTGTTAAAGAATTAACAGGTTTAGGATTAAAAGAAGCTAAAGATATCGTAGATTCTACACCAGCTAACATCAAAGAAGGAGTTTCTAAAGATGAGGCTGAAGGTCTTAAAAAATCATTAGAAGAAGCTGGAGCTGTAGTAGAGCTTAAATAG
- the rpoB gene encoding DNA-directed RNA polymerase subunit beta has product MITNQTERLNFASTKNIPAYPDFLDIQVKSFKDFFQLETKSEERGKEGLYNTFMENFPITDTRNQFVLEFLDYFVDPPRYSIEECIDRGLTYSVPLKARLKLYCTDPEHEDFETIVQDVYLGTIPYMAPSGTFVINGAERVVVSQLHRSPGVFFGQSFHANGTKLYSARVIPFKGSWIEFATDINSVMYAYIDRKKKLPVTTLFRAIGFERDKDILEIFDLAEEVKVSKTGLKKYNGRRLAARVLNTWHEDFVDEDTGEVVSIERNEIILDRDTVLDKDNIEEIIEANVKTILLHKEDNNQADYAIIHNTLQKDPTNSEKEAVEHIYRQLRNAEPPDEETARGIIDKLFFSDQRYNLGEVGRYRMNKKLNLDTPIDKQVLTKEDIITIVKYLIELINSKAEIDDIDHLSNRRVRTVGEQLSAQFGVGLARMARTIRERMNVRDNEVFTPIDLINAKTLSSVINSFFGTNQLSQFMDQTNPLAEITHKRRLSALGPGGLSRERAGFEVRDVHYTHYGRLCPIETPEGPNIGLISSLAVYAKVNNMGFIETPYRPVVDGQVDIVNAPVYLSAEEEEGMLIAQANIAVDEKGFITEQKIVVKEEGDFPVVEPKDIHFTDVAPNQIASISASLIPFLEHDDANRALMGSNMMRQAVPLLRPESPIVGTGLERQVASDSRVLINAEGEGTVEYVDAQKIIIKYDRTDEERLISFDPDEKSYNLIKFRKTNQSTSINLKPIVRRGDRVTKGQVLCEGYATQQGELALGRNMKVAFMPWKGYNFEDAIVICERVVREDIFTSIHIDDYTLEVRDTKLGNEELTNDIPNVSEEATKDLDENGMIRIGAEVKPGDILIGKITPKGESDPTPEEKLLRAIFGDKAGDVKDASLKASPSLRGVVLDKKLFARAVKDKRKRSKDKDELALLETRFEVKYNELKERLVEKLFFIVNGKTSQGVLNDLGEEILPKGKKFTQKMLFAVEDFAHLTKGQWTTDEDTNGMITDLIHNYKIKLNDLQGVLRREKFMITVGDELPSGILKLAKVYIAKKRKLRVGDKMAGRHGNKGIVARIVRDEDMPFLEDGTPVDIVLNPLGVPSRMNIGQIYETVLGWAGQKLGRKYATPIFDGAELDQINALTDEAGIPRFGHTYLYDGGTGERFHQRATVGVIYMLKLGHMVDDKMHARSIGPYSLITQQPLGGKAQFGGQRFGEMEVWALEAYGASSTLREILTVKSDDVIGRAKTYEAIVKGETMPEPGLPESFNVLMHELKGLGLDIRLEE; this is encoded by the coding sequence ATGATCACAAATCAGACTGAAAGACTAAATTTTGCCTCTACAAAGAATATTCCTGCCTATCCAGACTTTTTGGATATTCAGGTTAAGTCTTTTAAAGATTTCTTTCAATTAGAAACGAAATCAGAAGAGAGAGGTAAGGAAGGTTTATACAATACCTTCATGGAGAACTTCCCGATTACTGATACAAGAAACCAGTTCGTCTTGGAGTTCCTTGATTACTTTGTTGATCCTCCTCGTTATTCGATCGAAGAATGTATTGATAGAGGGCTGACATATAGCGTTCCGCTTAAAGCGCGTTTGAAATTGTACTGTACTGATCCTGAACATGAAGATTTTGAAACTATCGTTCAAGATGTTTATTTAGGAACAATTCCGTATATGGCGCCAAGTGGTACATTCGTAATCAATGGGGCTGAGCGTGTAGTAGTTTCGCAACTACACCGTTCACCAGGTGTTTTCTTTGGACAGTCATTCCATGCAAATGGAACTAAGTTATATTCGGCGAGAGTAATTCCTTTTAAGGGATCATGGATTGAGTTTGCTACCGATATTAATAGCGTAATGTATGCTTATATCGATAGAAAGAAAAAGTTACCTGTTACAACATTATTCCGTGCTATAGGATTCGAAAGAGACAAGGATATCCTAGAGATTTTCGACCTAGCAGAGGAAGTTAAAGTATCGAAAACAGGACTAAAAAAATATAACGGAAGACGTCTTGCTGCACGTGTGTTAAACACTTGGCATGAGGATTTCGTAGATGAGGATACTGGAGAAGTTGTTTCAATTGAGAGAAATGAGATTATCTTAGACCGTGATACAGTCCTAGATAAAGATAATATCGAAGAAATCATTGAGGCTAACGTTAAGACTATCCTTTTACATAAAGAAGATAATAATCAGGCAGATTATGCCATCATACATAATACGTTACAGAAGGACCCTACTAACTCTGAAAAAGAGGCAGTAGAGCACATCTACCGTCAGTTGCGTAATGCAGAACCGCCAGATGAGGAAACTGCACGTGGTATTATAGATAAATTGTTCTTCTCTGATCAACGTTACAATCTAGGTGAAGTTGGTCGTTATAGAATGAACAAGAAACTTAATCTTGATACTCCAATTGACAAACAAGTTTTAACAAAAGAAGATATTATCACTATTGTTAAATACTTAATTGAATTAATTAACTCTAAAGCAGAGATTGATGATATTGACCACTTATCTAACCGTCGTGTAAGAACAGTAGGAGAACAATTATCAGCTCAGTTTGGTGTTGGTTTAGCTCGTATGGCTAGAACAATTCGCGAGCGTATGAACGTACGTGACAACGAGGTGTTCACACCGATCGACTTGATTAACGCTAAGACTTTATCGTCAGTAATTAATTCATTCTTTGGTACGAATCAGTTATCTCAGTTTATGGATCAAACGAATCCATTAGCAGAGATTACACACAAACGTCGTTTGTCTGCACTAGGACCTGGAGGTTTATCTAGAGAGAGAGCAGGTTTCGAGGTGCGTGACGTTCACTATACTCACTACGGACGTTTATGTCCTATTGAGACACCAGAGGGACCAAACATTGGTTTGATTTCATCTTTAGCAGTTTATGCTAAAGTAAATAATATGGGATTCATTGAGACACCTTACCGTCCAGTAGTTGATGGTCAAGTTGATATCGTGAATGCACCAGTTTATTTAAGTGCTGAAGAAGAAGAAGGAATGTTAATCGCGCAAGCGAACATTGCTGTTGATGAAAAAGGATTCATCACTGAACAAAAAATAGTTGTAAAAGAAGAAGGGGATTTCCCAGTAGTTGAACCGAAAGATATTCACTTTACTGACGTTGCTCCTAACCAGATTGCATCTATTTCAGCTTCTTTGATTCCTTTCTTAGAGCATGATGATGCCAACCGTGCATTGATGGGATCTAACATGATGCGTCAAGCGGTTCCATTATTACGTCCTGAATCTCCTATCGTAGGTACAGGATTAGAAAGACAAGTTGCTTCTGATTCACGTGTTTTAATTAACGCAGAAGGTGAAGGAACAGTTGAGTATGTTGATGCTCAGAAGATCATCATTAAGTATGATCGTACTGATGAAGAGCGTTTGATTAGCTTTGATCCAGATGAGAAATCATACAACTTGATTAAGTTTAGAAAAACTAACCAAAGTACAAGTATCAACTTGAAACCTATCGTTCGTAGAGGAGATAGAGTAACAAAAGGACAAGTACTTTGTGAAGGATATGCTACTCAACAAGGAGAGTTAGCTCTTGGACGTAATATGAAAGTGGCATTTATGCCATGGAAAGGTTACAACTTCGAGGATGCTATTGTTATTTGTGAAAGAGTGGTACGTGAAGATATCTTTACATCTATCCATATTGATGACTATACTTTAGAAGTAAGAGATACTAAATTAGGTAACGAAGAGTTAACTAATGATATCCCTAACGTATCTGAAGAGGCAACAAAAGATTTAGATGAGAACGGTATGATCCGCATTGGTGCTGAAGTTAAGCCTGGTGATATTCTTATTGGTAAGATCACTCCAAAAGGAGAGTCAGATCCTACTCCAGAAGAGAAATTACTACGTGCTATCTTTGGTGATAAAGCAGGAGACGTTAAAGATGCTTCATTAAAAGCTTCACCATCTTTAAGAGGTGTTGTATTAGATAAGAAATTGTTCGCAAGAGCAGTAAAAGATAAACGTAAACGTTCAAAAGATAAAGACGAATTGGCTTTATTAGAAACGCGATTCGAAGTTAAGTACAACGAATTGAAAGAGCGTTTAGTTGAGAAATTATTCTTTATCGTGAATGGTAAAACATCTCAAGGTGTATTGAATGATTTAGGAGAAGAGATTTTACCAAAAGGTAAGAAATTTACTCAAAAAATGTTATTTGCTGTAGAAGATTTCGCACATTTAACTAAAGGACAGTGGACAACGGATGAGGATACAAATGGTATGATTACTGATTTGATCCACAACTATAAAATCAAATTAAACGATCTTCAAGGGGTTCTAAGAAGAGAGAAATTTATGATTACTGTAGGGGATGAGTTGCCTTCTGGAATTTTGAAATTAGCGAAGGTTTATATTGCTAAAAAACGTAAATTACGTGTAGGAGATAAGATGGCTGGACGTCACGGTAATAAAGGTATTGTAGCTCGTATCGTTAGAGACGAAGATATGCCTTTCTTAGAGGATGGAACACCAGTAGATATCGTATTGAACCCATTAGGGGTACCTTCTCGTATGAACATTGGACAGATTTATGAAACAGTATTAGGATGGGCAGGTCAAAAACTTGGAAGAAAGTATGCGACTCCTATCTTTGATGGTGCTGAATTGGATCAGATCAATGCGCTTACAGATGAGGCGGGTATACCGCGTTTTGGACACACTTACTTATATGATGGAGGTACAGGAGAAAGATTCCACCAACGTGCAACTGTTGGAGTTATCTATATGCTGAAACTTGGTCACATGGTAGATGATAAGATGCACGCACGTTCTATAGGACCATACTCATTAATCACGCAACAGCCATTAGGAGGTAAAGCTCAGTTTGGTGGTCAACGTTTCGGAGAGATGGAGGTTTGGGCATTAGAAGCTTATGGTGCGTCTAGTACATTACGTGAGATCTTGACGGTAAAATCAGATGACGTTATAGGTAGAGCTAAAACTTACGAAGCAATCGTTAAAGGAGAAACTATGCCAGAACCAGGATTACCTGAATCATTCAATGTATTAATGCATGAATTGAAAGGTCTTGGACTAGACATCAGATTAGAAGAATAA
- a CDS encoding tyrosine-type recombinase/integrase codes for MSENLEKFIEYIQKERKYSDKTVEAYKGDIGDFLLFMEDLSMDYLMKGYEGVRLWIVELSERGLTSRSINRKTSALSSFYKFLLRIEAVDTNPLFLHRSLKVEKKLQLPFSVKEIEEVRALFVGKEDFESLRDLVIIEMLYCLGLRRAELVAIDVDDVDFYLHQVKIYGKGAKERIVPMLSSLEEVLKKYVIARRKVVGEDVGQKAFLTKVSGNKVDEMFVYRIINGYFSNITSKEKKSPHMLRHSFATHLLEGGADINSIKELMGHESLSTTQGYAQINLGELKKVYQSSHPRGKNSKK; via the coding sequence ATGTCAGAAAATTTAGAAAAGTTTATTGAGTATATTCAGAAAGAGCGAAAGTATTCTGATAAAACGGTAGAGGCATATAAAGGGGATATAGGTGATTTTCTCCTTTTTATGGAGGATTTGTCAATGGACTATCTGATGAAGGGGTATGAAGGGGTGCGTTTGTGGATAGTAGAATTGTCTGAAAGAGGGTTGACTAGTCGTTCTATTAATAGAAAAACTAGTGCTCTGAGTTCGTTTTATAAGTTTTTGCTTCGCATCGAAGCTGTGGACACGAACCCGCTTTTTTTACATCGTTCTTTGAAAGTAGAGAAAAAGTTGCAATTGCCTTTTTCTGTAAAGGAGATAGAGGAAGTACGCGCTTTGTTTGTAGGTAAGGAGGATTTTGAAAGCTTACGGGATTTAGTGATTATAGAGATGTTGTATTGTTTGGGATTGCGTAGGGCTGAGCTTGTCGCTATCGATGTAGATGATGTTGATTTTTATTTGCACCAAGTTAAAATTTATGGAAAAGGAGCAAAAGAACGTATCGTTCCTATGTTGAGTAGTTTAGAAGAGGTTTTGAAAAAATATGTGATAGCAAGACGCAAAGTAGTTGGAGAAGATGTCGGGCAGAAGGCTTTTTTAACAAAAGTTTCAGGGAATAAAGTAGATGAAATGTTTGTGTATCGAATTATAAATGGTTACTTTAGTAATATAACATCAAAGGAAAAGAAGAGTCCTCATATGTTACGTCATTCGTTTGCAACACACCTCTTAGAAGGTGGGGCTGATATTAATTCAATAAAAGAATTAATGGGGCATGAAAGCTTATCAACTACTCAGGGTTATGCACAGATTAATCTTGGAGAGTTAAAGAAAGTTTATCAAAGTTCGCATCCGAGAGGGAAGAATAGTAAAAAATAA
- the secE gene encoding preprotein translocase subunit SecE gives MAKVFNYISDAFTELKSNVTWSPWSEVQRYTIIVAIFAILFSLATWGVDTAFGRALGVFYNWATA, from the coding sequence ATGGCAAAGGTTTTTAATTACATATCAGATGCTTTCACAGAGTTAAAAAGTAATGTTACTTGGTCTCCGTGGTCAGAAGTTCAGCGATACACTATAATAGTTGCTATTTTTGCAATTTTGTTTTCTTTAGCAACGTGGGGTGTAGACACTGCGTTCGGAAGAGCATTAGGGGTATTTTATAATTGGGCGACTGCTTAG
- the nusG gene encoding transcription termination/antitermination protein NusG: MADTSVKKWYVVRAVSGQENKVKNYIETEIARLGLSDYLSQVLVPTEKVVTVKDGKKKTTERVYFPGYVMIEANLTGEVPHAIKSITGVIGFLGGERGGDPLPLRESEVNRMLGRVDELAVKVEAGLIPYEVGESVKVIDGPFNGFDGTIENINEEKRKLEVMVKIFGRKTPLELSFTQVEKL; this comes from the coding sequence ATGGCTGATACAAGTGTCAAAAAATGGTATGTGGTTCGTGCGGTAAGTGGACAGGAGAATAAGGTTAAGAATTATATCGAAACTGAGATAGCTCGCTTAGGTTTATCAGATTACTTATCACAAGTATTAGTACCTACTGAAAAAGTAGTTACTGTAAAAGATGGGAAGAAGAAAACTACAGAACGTGTTTACTTTCCGGGTTATGTTATGATTGAAGCTAACTTAACAGGAGAAGTTCCTCATGCTATTAAATCGATAACAGGTGTTATTGGTTTCTTAGGAGGTGAAAGAGGTGGAGATCCACTTCCTTTACGTGAGTCTGAAGTAAACAGAATGTTAGGTAGAGTTGATGAACTAGCTGTTAAAGTTGAGGCAGGATTAATTCCTTATGAAGTTGGAGAGTCAGTGAAAGTTATCGATGGACCATTCAATGGATTCGATGGTACAATCGAAAACATTAATGAAGAAAAACGTAAACTAGAAGTAATGGTTAAGATTTTTGGAAGAAAAACACCGTTAGAGTTAAGTTTTACACAAGTAGAAAAATTATAA
- the rplK gene encoding 50S ribosomal protein L11 has protein sequence MAKEISKVVKLQVKGGAANPSPPVGPALGAAGVNIMEFCKQFNARTQDKPGKILPVQITVYKDKSFDFVVKTPPAAVQLLEAAKVKSGSGEPNRKKVASVTWEQVRAIAEDKMPDLNAFTVEAAMSMIAGTARSMGISVTGTAPF, from the coding sequence ATGGCAAAAGAAATTAGTAAAGTAGTTAAACTACAAGTTAAGGGAGGTGCAGCGAATCCTTCGCCACCGGTTGGACCTGCTTTGGGGGCTGCTGGAGTTAACATCATGGAGTTCTGTAAGCAATTTAATGCTAGAACACAAGATAAACCCGGTAAAATTTTACCAGTACAAATTACTGTGTACAAAGACAAATCATTTGACTTTGTTGTTAAAACGCCACCTGCTGCTGTTCAATTATTAGAGGCTGCAAAAGTGAAATCTGGATCTGGTGAGCCTAATAGAAAAAAAGTAGCTAGCGTAACTTGGGAACAAGTTCGTGCTATCGCAGAAGACAAAATGCCTGATTTAAATGCATTTACTGTTGAAGCAGCTATGAGTATGATTGCAGGTACTGCAAGATCTATGGGAATTTCTGTAACTGGAACTGCTCCTTTTTAA